GCGCTCTCGTTGCCTTCCGTGAAGTCCGTTTGGAACAGCACCCGGGACCACAGTGCGAGCATGGCAACCAGTGGCGCGACCAGCAGTGCTACATAGGTTTTGAAGTCTGGAATCACCGAGAACTTATCGCCCGGCTGCATTCCCGCCAGATCCGGCTGGAGCAATGCCGCAACCGACTGACCGACGAGGTACGTCACTGCTGCGCTCATCAACGCGGAGAAACCTGCCCATCCAATTGCCGTGAGCATCTGCACAGGAGTCGTGATGGCACGGTTTCGGAAGGTAGTAATTCCCAGCACCAGGCCGCTGATGGCATTGACAGCAACAAACCAGAGCAGCCCGATAAAACCAGCGTCAACGGTTTCCTGAATAATCGCCAGTTGGTTATCTGGGAGCATTTGCACCTGCTGCTTGGGGCGCAGGAATGCCCAGGCCACTCCGGCTATCGTTCCCGTTACAACGGAGAAGAGAACAATACCCGAGGCCATTGCCACGCTCTGCTTTTCAACGTGCGGGACTCGGGTATTTTTCATGGTCATAGTTGACTAACTTACCTCACGGCGCACATCCAGTACTAGCGTGCCCGAATGGCGCACTAGCACAATCAGCGCCTTTATCGCTGCTCCAACATAACGGAGTCCACTTCGCCGTGGCGCGAGCACTTTGCAGTCCAGCCGTCCGGACGCACCTGCACCACCATCCGGCGCCCACAGAGCTGGCAGAACCGAGGCGCCTCCAGTCCAGCCTTTGCACCATAGGAACGTTCGCGCACTTCACCAGCTTCGAGGTCGGCGCCGGTAAAAGGATCGAACTTGGGCTCATCTCCCAGCACCATGGCCTGGAGCAGCTCTGTGGAGTCGACTTTCTTACTCCGCGGCGAGCGCGGGCTAGATGTCCGAGGCTTAGACAGTTGCATTGAGAGCCTTAATTGGGAGTCGTACCTTGCCAAGCATGTCTAGATCCTGCTCCGCCGGACGGCCCAGAGTGGTCAGGTAATTACCGACAATGACAGCGTTGATACCGCCGAGCAGCCCCTTTTCTGCACCCAGGTCGCCCAGGGTGAGCTCACGACCGCCAGCAAAACGCAGGATGGTCTTCGGCAGTGCCAGACGGAAGGCACCGATGGCACGCAGTGCGTCCTTGGCTGGCATCGGCTCGCGACCGGCGAACGGAGTGCCCGGGCGGGGGTCGAGGAAGTTCATCGGCACCTCGGTCGGGTTGAGCGCCGCCAGGTCCTGAGCAAACTCGGCACGCTGCTCAAGGGTCTCTCCCATACCCAGGATGCCGCCACAGCAGACCTCCATACCGGCTTCGCCGACCATACGCAGGGTGTCATGACGCTCTTCCCAAGTGTGGGTGGTCACGACCTGCGGGAAGTAGCTCTTAGCGGTCTCAAGGTTGTGGTTGTAGCGGTGAATACCAGCCTTGGCCAGGCGATCCACCTGCTCCTGCGTCAGAATGCCCATCGAGGCAGCCACATTAATGTCCACCTCTGCCTGAATGGCGGCGACGGCCTGTTCCATCTGGCTGAGCAGTCGCTCGTCCGGACCCTTTACTGCAGCAACGATGCAGAACTCAGTCGCACCCGACTTTGCAGTCTGCTTTGCGGCGTCCACCAGGGCCGGGATATCCAGCCATGCCGAACGCACCGGGGACTCGAACAGACCCGACTGCGAACAGAAGTGGCAGTCCTCTGGGCAGCCGCCAGTCTTCAGCGAGATAATGCCTTCAACCTCGACCTCTTCGCCGCACCACTTCAAGCGCACCTCATGAGCCAGTGCCAGCAGATCCTCGATGCTGTCGTCATCGAGGTTCAGAACTGCCAGGGTCTCCTCATAGTTCAGCCCCTCACCGCGGCCGAGCACCTTTTCGCGGGCGAGTTCCAAAATGTCCTGCTGCTGTTGAGTCATGGGGGTGATGCTCCTTGAGGCTGGGGATAAAACTTGAACACTGTTTTAGAAGTTGTTCAGTTATCAAACTTAATACCGCGTCTACAGAATGTCGAACAGGGTTCAATTCCCGTCGTGGCGCGGATTTACTCTCCACATTTCAGCCTTGAGGCATCTTCCAGATGATTCTTCTTTCGTCTACGGTAGGCAGTGTGCAATTGACCAAGGACATCATTGTCGACGCAGCTCTTACCATTCTCAACGAGTACGGACTCGGCGATCTCACGATCCGCCGCCTGACTCGCCACTTGGGTACCGCCGCTGGCGCAATGTACTGGCACTACCCTTCCAAGCAGGCACTGCTGGGTGCCGTCGCTGACCGCATCTTGGCTCCCTGCACAGAGTTTTCCGCCACCGGCGATTGGCGTGCCGACATCGAAGCCGTCGCCGAGCTGCTCTACTCCTGCCTCACCGCTCACCGGGATGGCGCCGAGGTCGTCTCGGCCGCACTCGCTACGGGCACCGCCACGATTCGCCCCGAACAACTGCTTGCCGACGTCCTGGAGAATGCCCCCGAAACCTCCATTAGCACCCCATCAGCGGCTGATACCGCATCCGTCCTCGTGTACTTCATTCTCGGCGCGACAGTCGACCAGCAGACAGCCATCGCGCTTGACCTGAACGGCGCCAAGGGCGTTTCCAACAAGGGCGACACCAGTGGCGAGAACGCTGATGATAAGGATGTTGAGGTCGAGACTTCCTCTGAAGATGCTGCTGCACAGGCAAAAGAGCTCGGCCGCCAGCGCATCGCACTGGGAACCGAGCTCTTTATCGCCGGAATTGCGGGGGTTGCGGGGACTAAGGGAATTGCAGGTCAGTAAGCCCCGCTGAAACAATCACGCTCACGGTCAAGCCCCAGCGTTAGAGCACCAGAGCTGCTACCCAACCAGCTGCCAGCAGCGGCAGGTTGAAGTGCAGGAAGGTCGGAATAACCGAATCGCGAATGTGGTCGTGCTGCCCGTCGGCATTGAGACCCATCGTCGGGCCGAGCGTCGAGTCCGATGCCGGCGAACCAGCATCGCCCAGAGCACCTGCAGTACCAATGATGGCGACGGTAGCCATCGGCGAGAAGCCCAGCGATACACACAACGGCACATAGATGATGGCGATAATCGGCAGCGTCGAGAAGGACGAACCAATACCCATCGTGACCACCAGACCAACGACCAGCATGGCGAATGCAGCGGCAGGCTTGTTGCCCGCAAACAGCTCTGCAGTAGCGGTCACCAGCGGCTCGATCTGGCCGGACTCCGACATCACCGAGGCGAAGCCCTGTGCAGAAATCATGATGAAACCAATCAGGGCCATCATCTTCATACCGGCGGTGAACACGTCGTCCGCCTCACGCCAGCGCACGGCGCCGGTGAGCATGAAGATTGCCAGACCAGTGAGTGCACCAATCAGCAACGGATCGGCATCGGTCTCCATAGAATTCATCACAATCTGGACGACGAAAGTCACCACGATTGCAACGAGAGCGACGATAACTCGGTACTTCGACACCGGTTCGTCAGACTGGGTTTCTGCGTGTGAGGACTGGGCAATCGGCCGATCTTCGTAATGCCGTGGCTTCCGGTAGGAGAAAAATACGGCAATGGCCAGACCGGCCAGCATGCCGAGAGCCGGGATGCCCATCGTCATCATGATGTTGATATTGGAAACATCAAGGCCAGCATTCTCGATGTTCCCCAGCAGGATGTCGTTCAGGAAGATAGAACCGAATCCGACCGGAACCCACATGTAGGTGGTGACCAAACCGAAGGTCATCACACTGGTAATCATTCGACGGTCGATGTTGAGGCGGTTAAATACCGGCAACAGCGGCGGAATAATCAGCGGGATAAACGCAATGTGAACTGGGATGAGGTTCTGCGACATAATCGCCATGGCCAAAATGCCGGCGACCATACCCCACTTGGTCCATGCCTCTGCCTTAGATTTAGCGCCTTCATCCTCCGTACCGATCTTGGCAATCAGCCAATCGGCCAGCAATTTGGGCAACCCAGAGGATGCCACTGCCATGGCAAAGGCACCCAGCATGGCATAGCTCAGGGCAATCTTCGCACCACCAGAGAGGCCTTCCTGGAAGGCAACCATTGTGGCATCGAGCCCCATACCGGCGGAAAGACCACCGACTAAGGCGCCAATAAACAGCGCTAGCACAACGTGTACCCGGCAGACCGCCAGGATTAGCATCACCAAAACGGCGAGAAGAACGGCATTCATAAGGAAAATATTAAGGCAACCTTAAGTATTTCCAGCAACCGGGGCTAGAAAGACTTCACCCCAAAATCTTTACACCCCGGCTAATGCGGCTAATCAATCGAGACGAGTCC
The sequence above is drawn from the Corynebacterium jeikeium genome and encodes:
- a CDS encoding TetR family transcriptional regulator codes for the protein MTKDIIVDAALTILNEYGLGDLTIRRLTRHLGTAAGAMYWHYPSKQALLGAVADRILAPCTEFSATGDWRADIEAVAELLYSCLTAHRDGAEVVSAALATGTATIRPEQLLADVLENAPETSISTPSAADTASVLVYFILGATVDQQTAIALDLNGAKGVSNKGDTSGENADDKDVEVETSSEDAAAQAKELGRQRIALGTELFIAGIAGVAGTKGIAGQ
- the bioB gene encoding biotin synthase BioB — translated: MTQQQQDILELAREKVLGRGEGLNYEETLAVLNLDDDSIEDLLALAHEVRLKWCGEEVEVEGIISLKTGGCPEDCHFCSQSGLFESPVRSAWLDIPALVDAAKQTAKSGATEFCIVAAVKGPDERLLSQMEQAVAAIQAEVDINVAASMGILTQEQVDRLAKAGIHRYNHNLETAKSYFPQVVTTHTWEERHDTLRMVGEAGMEVCCGGILGMGETLEQRAEFAQDLAALNPTEVPMNFLDPRPGTPFAGREPMPAKDALRAIGAFRLALPKTILRFAGGRELTLGDLGAEKGLLGGINAVIVGNYLTTLGRPAEQDLDMLGKVRLPIKALNATV
- a CDS encoding TRAP transporter large permease subunit, whose protein sequence is MNAVLLAVLVMLILAVCRVHVVLALFIGALVGGLSAGMGLDATMVAFQEGLSGGAKIALSYAMLGAFAMAVASSGLPKLLADWLIAKIGTEDEGAKSKAEAWTKWGMVAGILAMAIMSQNLIPVHIAFIPLIIPPLLPVFNRLNIDRRMITSVMTFGLVTTYMWVPVGFGSIFLNDILLGNIENAGLDVSNINIMMTMGIPALGMLAGLAIAVFFSYRKPRHYEDRPIAQSSHAETQSDEPVSKYRVIVALVAIVVTFVVQIVMNSMETDADPLLIGALTGLAIFMLTGAVRWREADDVFTAGMKMMALIGFIMISAQGFASVMSESGQIEPLVTATAELFAGNKPAAAFAMLVVGLVVTMGIGSSFSTLPIIAIIYVPLCVSLGFSPMATVAIIGTAGALGDAGSPASDSTLGPTMGLNADGQHDHIRDSVIPTFLHFNLPLLAAGWVAALVL